One Herbaspirillum rubrisubalbicans genomic window carries:
- a CDS encoding AAA family ATPase: MKIESIRLKNFKTFRDVHLTDIPPFLVVVGANGSGKSTLFDVFGFLHDCLKGNVRQALDKRGRFKEVLSRDVPEDESILIEIQYRMPITDVERLVTYSLEIAEQGGLPFVKREVLRYKRGRYGSPYRFLDFTNGSGFAITNEEDFHQPDESLDREHQTVAPDTLAIKGLGQFERFKAANAFRQLIESWHVSDFHITAARGRKEAAGDSEHLSETGDNLPRVALYLHENFPKKFQEILQIVAQRVPGVSGIEPRLMDDGYLTLRFQDGSFKTPFLDRYVSDGTIKMFAYLVLLHDPAPHPLLCVEEPENQLYPKLMAELAEEFRLYSTRGQGQVLVSTHSPDFLNALNLEEVCWLVKSKGTTEIRRAKDDPQIAKYMSEGDQLGYLWKQGFFEGADPQ, encoded by the coding sequence GTGAAAATTGAGTCGATCCGATTAAAAAACTTCAAGACGTTCCGTGATGTCCATCTCACGGATATTCCGCCTTTCCTAGTCGTGGTTGGCGCGAATGGTTCGGGGAAATCCACGCTCTTTGACGTCTTCGGATTTCTGCATGACTGCCTGAAAGGTAACGTAAGGCAGGCTTTGGACAAGCGTGGCCGCTTCAAAGAAGTCCTCAGCAGAGATGTGCCTGAGGATGAAAGCATCCTCATCGAGATCCAATACCGAATGCCGATCACTGATGTGGAACGGCTAGTGACTTATTCGCTTGAAATTGCCGAGCAGGGTGGCTTGCCCTTCGTCAAACGTGAAGTCTTACGCTATAAACGCGGACGCTACGGCAGTCCATACCGCTTCCTTGACTTCACCAACGGCTCCGGATTTGCCATTACCAACGAAGAAGATTTTCATCAACCTGACGAATCACTAGACCGCGAGCATCAAACCGTGGCACCGGACACTTTGGCCATCAAAGGGCTTGGACAATTCGAACGCTTCAAGGCGGCCAACGCATTCAGGCAATTGATCGAATCCTGGCACGTATCGGACTTTCACATCACCGCCGCGCGCGGTCGAAAGGAAGCCGCTGGAGATTCGGAGCATCTCTCCGAGACGGGCGACAACCTTCCCAGAGTCGCCTTATATCTCCACGAAAACTTCCCTAAGAAATTTCAGGAAATCCTGCAAATCGTCGCGCAACGTGTGCCCGGCGTTAGTGGAATCGAACCTCGACTCATGGATGATGGTTATCTCACCCTCAGATTCCAGGATGGTTCTTTCAAGACGCCTTTCCTGGATCGATACGTATCAGACGGGACGATCAAGATGTTCGCGTATCTTGTGTTGCTGCACGATCCAGCTCCCCATCCCTTGCTCTGTGTCGAAGAGCCGGAAAACCAGCTTTATCCGAAACTGATGGCTGAGCTGGCCGAAGAGTTTCGCCTCTACTCCACCCGAGGACAAGGGCAAGTTCTGGTCTCAACGCATTCCCCTGACTTCTTGAATGCACTGAATCTGGAAGAGGTATGTTGGCTGGTCAAGAGTAAAGGAACTACCGAGATACGCCGCGCCAAAGATGATCCGCAAATTGCAAAATACATGAGCGAAGGCGATCAGCTCGGCTACCTGTGGAAACAAGGTTTTTTTGAAGGAGCCGATCCACAATGA
- a CDS encoding acid phosphatase — protein MSKHDDDIAGSQPTAGDSPILPQNNSRRRFLGGMAALGAGSALAACATEGQGNTAGPGGNPLEAAALDRALRENVKTIVVIYAENRSFNNLFADFPGLEKPLSSLKPADYQQRDRDGSLLKELPPAWNGVLIQDQSVEGVTYAGGKQYQTNLPNAPYALKGPQGEALPLSLVTRDLWHVFYQNQMQINGGKNDGFVAWADSGGLTMGHYGDTKYNLRLWDVAREFVLCDNFFQGAFGGSFLNHQYLICATAPFYPNVMSSVSRTQVAKTRNNDPLSPELVPEEGSPASALQGPPKFGPSALTPDGYAVNTMAPPYWPTWSRDRNNPAYAEPNQPSVLVPQTHEHIGDKLNKKGIDWAWYAGAWQATLDEFKDSKGIPKIPNFQYHHQPFNYFKNLGPENPAERNKRLRDGGLGDEARTNRFLADVEAGRLPPVTFYKPQGNLNLHAGYADIASGDRHIAHVIKSLQASPQWKNMVVVITFDENGGWWDHVAPPKGDRWGPGTRVPALVVSPFARKGMVDHTIYDTASILRLITRTFGLETLDGLKQRDEAMIARGQQPMGDLTNALQFKA, from the coding sequence ATGAGCAAGCACGACGACGACATCGCCGGCAGCCAGCCGACCGCCGGTGACTCCCCTATCCTCCCGCAGAACAACAGCCGCCGCCGCTTCCTGGGTGGCATGGCTGCGCTCGGCGCCGGCAGTGCCCTGGCCGCCTGCGCCACCGAAGGCCAAGGCAACACTGCCGGCCCCGGCGGCAATCCGCTGGAGGCGGCGGCACTGGACCGCGCCTTACGCGAGAACGTCAAGACCATTGTGGTCATCTATGCCGAGAATCGCAGCTTCAACAACCTCTTCGCCGATTTCCCCGGCCTGGAAAAGCCGCTGTCCTCGCTCAAGCCCGCGGACTACCAGCAACGTGACCGCGACGGCAGCCTGCTCAAGGAATTGCCGCCAGCCTGGAATGGCGTGCTGATCCAGGACCAGAGCGTGGAAGGCGTCACCTACGCCGGCGGCAAGCAATACCAGACCAACCTGCCCAATGCCCCCTATGCACTCAAGGGCCCGCAGGGCGAAGCCCTGCCGCTGAGCCTGGTCACGCGCGACCTGTGGCACGTGTTCTACCAGAACCAGATGCAGATCAATGGCGGCAAGAACGATGGCTTCGTAGCCTGGGCCGATTCCGGTGGCCTGACCATGGGCCACTATGGCGACACCAAGTACAACCTGCGCCTGTGGGATGTGGCGCGCGAGTTCGTGCTGTGCGACAACTTTTTCCAGGGCGCCTTCGGCGGTTCCTTCCTGAACCACCAGTACCTGATCTGCGCCACCGCGCCCTTCTACCCCAACGTGATGAGCTCGGTCTCCCGTACCCAGGTGGCCAAGACCCGCAACAACGATCCGCTCTCGCCCGAACTGGTCCCCGAAGAAGGCAGCCCGGCCAGCGCCCTGCAAGGCCCGCCCAAGTTCGGCCCCAGCGCACTGACCCCGGACGGCTACGCCGTCAACACCATGGCCCCACCGTATTGGCCGACCTGGAGCCGCGACCGCAACAACCCGGCCTATGCCGAACCCAACCAGCCCAGCGTACTGGTGCCGCAGACGCATGAGCACATCGGCGACAAGCTCAACAAGAAGGGTATCGACTGGGCCTGGTATGCCGGCGCCTGGCAAGCCACTCTGGATGAATTCAAGGATTCCAAGGGTATCCCCAAGATCCCCAATTTCCAGTACCACCACCAGCCCTTCAACTACTTCAAGAACCTGGGCCCGGAAAATCCGGCCGAGCGCAACAAGCGCCTGCGCGACGGTGGCCTGGGGGATGAAGCGCGCACCAACCGCTTCCTGGCCGACGTGGAGGCCGGTCGCCTGCCGCCGGTGACCTTCTACAAGCCGCAAGGCAACCTCAACCTGCACGCCGGCTATGCCGACATCGCCTCCGGCGACCGTCACATCGCGCACGTCATCAAGAGCCTGCAGGCCAGCCCGCAGTGGAAGAACATGGTGGTGGTGATCACCTTCGACGAAAACGGCGGCTGGTGGGATCACGTGGCCCCGCCCAAGGGCGACCGTTGGGGTCCGGGCACCCGCGTGCCGGCGCTGGTGGTCTCGCCCTTCGCCCGCAAGGGGATGGTGGACCACACCATCTATGACACCGCTTCCATCCTGCGCCTGATCACCCGTACCTTCGGCCTGGAAACGCTGGATGGTCTCAAGCAGCGTGATGAGGCCATGATCGCGCGTGGACAGCAACCGATGGGCGACCTGACCAACGCCTTGCAGTTCAAGGCGTAA
- a CDS encoding Pr6Pr family membrane protein, whose protein sequence is MSNDQIPSPESPDSFGAHLFPARRNSTAARTVAGLIAVISWFAFVAQTDITISRLLARGGGVLDGLDRLTMYLTNLTILMSALCFTSLALSLTTPMSRFFRQPSVISAVVAYLAFVGIAYNLLLRHLWTPTGFRALVNESLHTVVPLLGIVYWIFFVPVFQASLKKSLLWLIYPLGYLTLTLWRGALSGFYPYPFIDVNALGYPRVLLNACMLLAAFVGLMGLFIAVNRSGKPVLQRR, encoded by the coding sequence ATGAGCAACGATCAGATCCCCTCGCCGGAGTCACCGGATTCCTTTGGCGCCCACCTCTTCCCGGCGCGGCGCAACTCCACCGCCGCGCGTACCGTGGCCGGCTTGATCGCCGTCATCAGCTGGTTTGCCTTCGTGGCGCAGACCGACATCACCATCAGCCGCCTGCTGGCGCGCGGCGGTGGGGTGCTCGATGGGCTGGATCGGCTCACCATGTACCTCACCAATCTCACCATCCTGATGAGCGCACTGTGCTTCACCTCGCTGGCCCTGTCGCTGACCACGCCGATGAGCCGCTTCTTCCGGCAGCCCTCAGTAATTTCAGCGGTGGTGGCCTACCTGGCTTTCGTGGGGATCGCCTACAACCTCTTGCTGCGTCACCTGTGGACGCCGACCGGGTTCCGGGCGCTGGTCAATGAGAGCCTGCATACGGTGGTACCGCTGCTGGGCATTGTGTATTGGATTTTCTTCGTGCCGGTGTTCCAGGCATCGCTGAAGAAGTCGCTGCTGTGGCTGATCTATCCCCTAGGCTACCTGACGCTGACCTTGTGGCGCGGGGCGCTGTCGGGCTTCTATCCCTACCCCTTCATCGACGTCAACGCGCTGGGCTATCCGCGCGTGCTGCTTAATGCCTGCATGTTGCTGGCAGCCTTCGTGGGATTGATGGGCTTGTTCATCGCGGTCAACCGCTCGGGCAAGCCAGTCCTGCAGCGCAGGTAA